Part of the bacterium genome, GGGGAAGAGCACGCTGTTCCGCTCGCTTTCGGGCGTCGCGGAGGGAACCGCCCAGGGGAAGAACGCGGGGGTGTGCGCCATCAAGGTCCCGGACGAGCGGGTCGACCGGATGGCGGAGATCTTCCACCCGAAGAAGGTCACCTACATCTCGATCGCGTTCCACGACATCGACGCCGGGGAGACGGATCCCCTCTCCCCGCAGGCCCTCACGGAGCTTCGGAACGTCGAGGTCCTCGCGCTGGTCGTCCGGGCCTTCGCCGACGACTACCACCCGGCGCCTCCCGGCGGCCTGGATCCGGCGGCGGAATTCCGCGAAATCTCCTCCGCCATCGTCCTTTCCGACTACCTCGTCGCGCAGAAGCGGATCGAGCGGATGACGAAGGAGGCGAAGCGGGACGCGGAGTGGACCGCCCTGCACAAGGCGATCGCGGCGTTCGAGCGGGATATTCCCCTTCGGAGCGTCGACCTGTCGGTCGAGGAGGAACGGGTCCTCTCGGGGTTCCGGTTCGTGAGCCGCCTGCCCACGCTCCTGGTCCTGAACGTCGGGGAAGGGGAGGCGACGTCGGAGACGTACCCCGACGTGAAGAAGGAGGCGGAGAAGGCGAAGGTTCCGCTGGTGCGCCTGTGCGCGAAGGTGGAGGAGGAGATCGCCCAGTTGTCGCCGGCCGAGCAGGCCGACTTCCTGAAGGAGATGGGGATCGCGCGGTCCGCCCGGGACCAGCTGGTTCGCGGGGCCTTCGAGGCGACCCGGTATATCTCCTTCCTGACGGTGGGGGAGGACGAGGTGCGCGCCTGGAACGTGCGGGAGGGCAGCACCGCCCCGACGGCGGCGGGAAAGATCCACTCCGACCTGGAAAAGGGATTCATCCGGGCCGAGGTCATCTCCTCGGACGAATTCCTGCGGTGCGGGTCGATGGCGAAGGCCAAGACGGAAGGAAAACTGCGGCTCGAGGGAAAGGAGTACCTCGTCAAGGACGGGGACATCGTGCACGTCCGGTTCAACGTGTGAATTCCTCCGCGGCAGATAATGGGATCCACGCGGCCAATTTCCAGTAAAGTTTTCAGGTAGCATTTGCGATAAGGAGATCATGGGTTCTACAATCGGCATCCCGGAACCAAGGGAAGGCCCTGCAAAGTTCCGCGTTCTCGTGGTCGATTACGAGGAATTTCTCCGCTCCATCGTCCGGGAACGCCTCGAAATCGCCGGGTATTCCGTGGATGAAGCGGCCAATGGGTACGAAGCGCTGGCCAGGCTCGAGGGCGGCGGTCAGTACGACGTGCTGCTCACCGACATCCGGATGCCCGTCATGGACGGGATCACCCTCCTGGGCGAGTGGGGGAAGAGGTCTCCCGGGACCGCCGGGATCGTCATGTCCGCCAACGCCGAGCTCGACACCGCCGTCCACGCGCTCAAGATGGGAGCGTGCGACTACATCACGAAACCCTTCAACTTCGACGTCCTGCTGATCACCATCGTGAACGCGCTGCGCAAAAAGGATCTCGAGCGGCAGCTCGACGATTACCGGACGAACCTCGAGCAGAAGGTGAAGGAGCAGACCGACATCATCAACTCGATGTACGTTCGCTCCATCGATGCGATGATCAAGGCGCTCGAGGCGAAGGACTTGTATACCCGCGGCCATTCCCAGCGGGTGACGCTTTACTCCCTTGCCATCGCGAAGGAACTGGGGATGACGGGAGAGGAGCTGGAAGACCTTCGCCGGGCATCGGTGCTGCACGACCTCGGGAAGATCGGCGTCCGGGAAGCGGTCCTGAACAAGCCCGGAAAGCTCACGGCGGAGGAGTTCGAGGAGATCGTCCGCCACCCCGAGACGGCCGTCCGGATCCTCGAACCGATCCCCTTCTTCCGGCCCCTGCTCCCCTCCATCCTGCACCACCACGAACGGTTCGACGGAAAGGGGTATCCCGCGCGCCTCGCGGGGAGCAACATCCCTTTCGCTTCCCGCATCATGGCGGTCGCCGACACCTTCGACGCCATGACCTCCACCCGTGCGTACAGGAAGGCGCTCCCCGTCGCCGACGCCATCGCCGAGATCCGCCGCTGCTCCGGGACCCAGTTCGACCCCGACATCGTCCCCGCGTTCCTCGCCTGCCAGTCGAAGATCGTCGTCCCCGGTGACGTGAGCCTGCCGGAGGGATTCGAGGAGACGATCTCCCTCGAGTCCCGCCCGCAGTACGGCTGAATCACGAGGGGGTGAGTCGATGGTCGAGTCGGCCGGGCCGGAGCCCGGGGCGTACCTGGACGAATCGCAGCGGAAATTCCTGCTCGGGATCGCACGCAGGGCGCTGGAAGGCTATATCGCCACGGGGAACCTTCCGCCCGAGGAAGGAGCGCCGGGAAGGCTGGCCGCGCCCGGGGCTGCGTTCGTCACCCTCACGAAGGACGGGCGGCTGCGCGGCTGCATCGGCTACACGGAAGCGGTGGCGCCGCTCTTCAAGGTGGTCCGGGAATGCATCGTGGCGGCGGCGACCGAGGATCCGCGGTTTCCCCCCGTCTCCCCGTTGGAACTCCCCTCCCTGCGCATCGAGATTTCGGTCCTCACTCCCTTGGTCCCCATCCTGCCCGAAAAGGTCGAGGTCGGCAGGCACGGGTTGATGGTCGAGCGGGGGCGGATGCGGGGCCTGCTGCTGCCGCAGGTCCCTGTCGAGTGGGGGTGGGACCGGGAGACGTTCCTGGACCAGGTATGCGTGAAGGCCGGCCTTCCCCCCTCGGCCTGGCGGCACGGGGCGACGCTGCGGGCGTTTACCGCGGAGGTGTTCGGCGAGGAGTGATCAGCGGTGCCGGCGGGAAGCCTGGTGTTCGCGAAGCCGCGCCTTGAGCACTTTCCCCTGGGCGTTCCTCGGAAGGGTGGAGAGGAACTCGATCGCGCGCGGCACCTTGAAGGGCGCCATGTTTCGCCGGCAGTGGTCCAGGATCTCCTCCGGGTCTTCCTTCGCCCCCTCCCTCAGCACGACCACGGCCACGGGTACTTCGCCCATCGTGTAGTCGGGCCGGGGGACCACGGCGGCCTCCTTGACGGCGGGGTGCTCGCAAAGGATGTTCTCGATCTCCCGCGGGGAGATCGAGATCCCCTCGACCGTCAGCGTGTCCGGTTTCCGGTCGACGATGTAGATGTACCCTTCTTCGTCGATGGAAGCCACTTCACCCGTCCGGAGCCAGCCGTCCCGCAAAACCTTCGCGGTGAGGACCGGATCGTTCCGGTACCCCTCGAAAACGTTCTGTCCGCGTGCCACGATCTCGCCCACCTCGTTCGGGGCGATTCCCCGGCCGTCCTCGCCGACCACCCGGACCTCGACGCCGATCGCCTCTTTTCCGACGGACATGAGCTTCCGCATGTAGGGGGTGCTCTCGTCCAGGGAGTGGTCCTCCTCCTGCAGCACCGTCAGGAAGCCCGCGGACTCGATCTGGCCGTGGGACTGCACGAAACCGCATCGGAAGAACCGGATGGCGCGCTTGAGCAGGTCCAGCGGGATCACCGCGCCGCCGTACAGGACGGTCTTCAGGGTGGACAGGTTGAACTTCCCGGCGGAGGGGAAGGCGAGGATCTGCGCCATCATCGTCGGGGTGAGGAGCACCCGGGTGGCGGACCGGCGTTCGATCGCGCGCAACGCCTCCTCGGGAT contains:
- a CDS encoding DUF933 domain-containing protein, which translates into the protein MDVGIFGNTGSGKSTLFRSLSGVAEGTAQGKNAGVCAIKVPDERVDRMAEIFHPKKVTYISIAFHDIDAGETDPLSPQALTELRNVEVLALVVRAFADDYHPAPPGGLDPAAEFREISSAIVLSDYLVAQKRIERMTKEAKRDAEWTALHKAIAAFERDIPLRSVDLSVEEERVLSGFRFVSRLPTLLVLNVGEGEATSETYPDVKKEAEKAKVPLVRLCAKVEEEIAQLSPAEQADFLKEMGIARSARDQLVRGAFEATRYISFLTVGEDEVRAWNVREGSTAPTAAGKIHSDLEKGFIRAEVISSDEFLRCGSMAKAKTEGKLRLEGKEYLVKDGDIVHVRFNV
- a CDS encoding HD domain-containing phosphohydrolase → MGSTIGIPEPREGPAKFRVLVVDYEEFLRSIVRERLEIAGYSVDEAANGYEALARLEGGGQYDVLLTDIRMPVMDGITLLGEWGKRSPGTAGIVMSANAELDTAVHALKMGACDYITKPFNFDVLLITIVNALRKKDLERQLDDYRTNLEQKVKEQTDIINSMYVRSIDAMIKALEAKDLYTRGHSQRVTLYSLAIAKELGMTGEELEDLRRASVLHDLGKIGVREAVLNKPGKLTAEEFEEIVRHPETAVRILEPIPFFRPLLPSILHHHERFDGKGYPARLAGSNIPFASRIMAVADTFDAMTSTRAYRKALPVADAIAEIRRCSGTQFDPDIVPAFLACQSKIVVPGDVSLPEGFEETISLESRPQYG
- the amrA gene encoding AmmeMemoRadiSam system protein A; this translates as MVESAGPEPGAYLDESQRKFLLGIARRALEGYIATGNLPPEEGAPGRLAAPGAAFVTLTKDGRLRGCIGYTEAVAPLFKVVRECIVAAATEDPRFPPVSPLELPSLRIEISVLTPLVPILPEKVEVGRHGLMVERGRMRGLLLPQVPVEWGWDRETFLDQVCVKAGLPPSAWRHGATLRAFTAEVFGEE
- a CDS encoding AMP-binding protein — its product is MLIQDVLEHNARTHPSRVALVAAKEEVTYRELRDRVRGYAAVLRSGGIGKGDRVAILAHNSVLYLEALFAVTGAGAALVPLNHLLIGRELIAILEDADVKALLFTEEFRGRVGEIRPSLPGIACFVRIDDPELPSGGGEDAPDAPPAVLETDIALVIYDGGISSRPRGAMLSHRNLLAASASSAIELSLSRNDVFLSCAYLPFLGGTGRLLRFLYVGATIVLQPEFDPEEALRAIERRSATRVLLTPTMMAQILAFPSAGKFNLSTLKTVLYGGAVIPLDLLKRAIRFFRCGFVQSHGQIESAGFLTVLQEEDHSLDESTPYMRKLMSVGKEAIGVEVRVVGEDGRGIAPNEVGEIVARGQNVFEGYRNDPVLTAKVLRDGWLRTGEVASIDEEGYIYIVDRKPDTLTVEGISISPREIENILCEHPAVKEAAVVPRPDYTMGEVPVAVVVLREGAKEDPEEILDHCRRNMAPFKVPRAIEFLSTLPRNAQGKVLKARLREHQASRRHR